GGTCGTGTGTGACCAGGATCATGGCCATGCCCATCTCGGCCCGGATCCTGCCGAGGAGCTCCAGGATATGGGCCTGAATCGTTACGTCCAGCGCCGTAGTGGGCTCATCGGCGAGAATGAGCGAGGGTTTGCACGCAATCGCCATCGCGATCATGACGCGCTGACGCATCCCCCCGGAAAGCTGGTGAGGATATTCGTGGACCCGCTTCTCCGGAGAGGGTATCCCGACCGCCTGCAGGAGCTCGACGGCGGAATGCATTGCCTCTTTCGACGTTGACTTGAGATGGGTCGTGAGCACTTCGGCGATCTGGTTCCCCACCGTAAATACAGGGTTGAGCGCGGTCATGGGCTCCTGGAAGATCATGGATATCTTCGCCCCGCGGACCCGCCGCATCTCCTCGGGCGAGAGCGTGAGGAGGTTGCGGCCTTCAAAAAAAATGCTGCCGGAAACGATCCTGCCGGGATAGGGAACGAGGTTCAGGATGGAAAGGGCGGTGATCGTCTTGCCGCAGCCCGACTCGCCGACAAGCCCCAGGACGCGGCCCGTCTTAAGCTGCAGACTGACGCTGTCGACGGCCTTGAGCACGCCCGACCGCGTGAAAAAATGCGTGGTCAGGCCCTTTATTTCAAGCAGGTCCACAGGCACGGCTCCGTCAGGAGGTCTGCGGTTTCACGAAATTAAGATAGGTCCTGACCGCGGAATTGTCAGGGTCGAAGACGAGGGCTTCCCGCCATTCCTCTTCGGCCAGTCCGTAGAAGCCCTGTGAGTAGTAGGTAATGCCAAGGTGCAGGCGTGCCGGAATGTAGTGGGCATTGCTCTGTTTGGCCCTCGTGAACTCGGCGATCGCTTCGTCATAGCGGCCTTTGTCCCGGAGAGCGATGCCGAGTTGCGTGATGATGTCGGCAAAGCTCGGCGACAGCCGCAGGGCCTTCTCATATTCTTCGATGGCCTCATCCAGCAATCTCAGTTCGTAGTAGATTTTCCCGATCCGAAGATGTTCGTCGGCGAGTTTGCCCTTCACAAAAGGGTCAAGATTGGACCGGGAGCTTTTATCGGCCTGCTCGGAAAAATGGGAAGCTTTCTCAAAGACAGCGCGGGCTTTGTCATACATGCCGAGATCGCTGTAGGTGATCGCTAGATTGAGCGATGCCTCGGTATAGCCGGGATTCAGTTCCAGGGCCTTTTCAAAGGCTTGCGCGGCGAGCTGCAGGCGGTTCGTCTGATTGAAAATGATGCCCATCTTGTTATGGATGTCGGCGAACTTCGGGTTCAGGGACAGGATCTCCTGGAAGAACAGTTCAGCGTTCTCATAGTCTCCCTTTTCAAAAGCCTCTATCCCGTTCTTGTACAGCTCATCGAGCTTTGGCGGCATGCGCCCTCCCTAACTCCTGATAATTTCATTAAATTATAAAAAAATGTATCACAGGGGTTGTACCCTGTCAACGAAAAACGGGGTGAAACAACTGGTCCTGTCAGCCTGTTGGATGCGATTAATGACTCGTGATAAACCGCGATGAGATGCCTGCTGTGTACAATTTACAACAATGCTTCGCGCTGAAATATCATATTTACCACAGCCTTCTTGATACTAGTACTATAACAGATTGTTAATGCAATATTTCTATATATAGGGAAATGGCACGCTGATTGCTTTAGTAGTACATCGTTCGAGGCGATATTCATGATCAGATATCAGCGCACCATAAGAAATACAGTATCCTGCAGCGGTACTGGCCTGCATTCGGGAACGCCGGTACAACTGCGAATGAAACCGGCCCCCGTTGATACGGGTATTGTCTTTATCAGAACCGACCTCGGCGGGCGTCAGATCCTCACGGCTGCCGCCAATACGGGCGACACGAGCTATGCAACAACGCTCGGTCAGAATGGCGTGATCGTCAGGACCGTGGAGCATGTCCTTTCGGCATGTGCCGGTTTGAATATCGACAATGTCTTCATCGAGATCGATGCGGAGGAAGTGCCGATCATGGACGGCAGCGCCGGGCCATTCATAAGGCTGATCGCCGAGGCCGGTGTCCAAAACCAGGAAAAATGCCAGCCCATGATCAAGATCATCAGGCCGATTTTCGTACGTGTAGGCAACAAGCAGGTCGCGATCTGGCCGGCTGAGGCCACCAGCATCTCCTATTTCATTGACTTCAGCCATCCGCTGCTGAAGGAACAGAGCCTTCAGTACGTCCCGGCCGAAGAGTCATATCTGCGGGAAATCGCCGACGCCCGCACCTTCGGCTTCGTGAACGATGTCCAGGCCCTTCAGGCTAACGGCCTTGCCAGGGGCGCTTCCCTTGAGAATGCCGTGGCGCTCGGGAAAGATTCGGTCCTGAACAAGGAGGGTCTGCGGTACAAGGACGAATTCGTCCGCCATAAGATCC
The genomic region above belongs to Nitrospirota bacterium and contains:
- a CDS encoding ABC transporter ATP-binding protein; protein product: MDLLEIKGLTTHFFTRSGVLKAVDSVSLQLKTGRVLGLVGESGCGKTITALSILNLVPYPGRIVSGSIFFEGRNLLTLSPEEMRRVRGAKISMIFQEPMTALNPVFTVGNQIAEVLTTHLKSTSKEAMHSAVELLQAVGIPSPEKRVHEYPHQLSGGMRQRVMIAMAIACKPSLILADEPTTALDVTIQAHILELLGRIRAEMGMAMILVTHDLGLIAERADQVAVMYAGRIVEQAETRELFADPQHPYTRGLIASVPNPEEKHTRLRTIAGSVPRPQDLPLGCKYITRCEIKTGQCEKEPELVEIRAGHWVRCWEAR
- a CDS encoding tetratricopeptide repeat protein: MPPKLDELYKNGIEAFEKGDYENAELFFQEILSLNPKFADIHNKMGIIFNQTNRLQLAAQAFEKALELNPGYTEASLNLAITYSDLGMYDKARAVFEKASHFSEQADKSSRSNLDPFVKGKLADEHLRIGKIYYELRLLDEAIEEYEKALRLSPSFADIITQLGIALRDKGRYDEAIAEFTRAKQSNAHYIPARLHLGITYYSQGFYGLAEEEWREALVFDPDNSAVRTYLNFVKPQTS
- the lpxC gene encoding UDP-3-O-acyl-N-acetylglucosamine deacetylase → MIRYQRTIRNTVSCSGTGLHSGTPVQLRMKPAPVDTGIVFIRTDLGGRQILTAAANTGDTSYATTLGQNGVIVRTVEHVLSACAGLNIDNVFIEIDAEEVPIMDGSAGPFIRLIAEAGVQNQEKCQPMIKIIRPIFVRVGNKQVAIWPAEATSISYFIDFSHPLLKEQSLQYVPAEESYLREIADARTFGFVNDVQALQANGLARGASLENAVALGKDSVLNKEGLRYKDEFVRHKILDLIGDFSLVGMPVIGHIVAHKSGHALNAQMVKRILNSPQNWVIVGVPDATAALQQEMQYQHATL